TGAGAGCAGTTACTTAATAGGTAACTTAACTCCTTTAAGTAAGTTGAGTGGCAGATATATTTGTTTTAGTTCATGTTCAGTTATGTTATAAAAAAgtctttttagggcttccctggtggcacagtggttgacagtccgcttgccgatgcaggggacacgggttcgtgccccggtccgggaagatcccacatgccgcggagtggctgagcccatgagccatggccgctgagcctgcacgtccggagcctgtgctctgcaacaggagaggccacaacagtgagaggcccacgtaccgcaaaaaaaaaaaaaaaaagtctttttagtTAATAGTTCTGTTTTCATggctctgttaatttttcttctaaaaattagGAAGATTGTGTTTTTGCCCTAGTAGgtacttttataattataaactTGTGTAGTTTTTAATCTTCTACTTACTTAGACAGTAACTAGTAATTCCATATTATAGAACCAATGATGAAATCagtgtttcttctctctccttaacCATCATTTAATGCCCAATTTTAGtgccttttctattatttcttagtGTTTATcattttacaattaaataaaaatcctatAACTTGGTTTGTCAGTTGTAAATGATACACTTAGACTCCCAGCCTTTAAAGATCAGAAAATCAGTATGCTAGTACTGCATTCGTTATGTTATACCTTCATTTTCCACATTGTACTGGATCTATTCTTTGTAAACTACCAAAGACACAGGCCTCTAAAACTTCCcacctagggaattccctggtggtccagggttaggactccatgctttcactgccaagggtgcaggtttgatccctggttggggaactaagatctcacaagccatgcggcatggccaataaataaataaaattaaaattaaaattcctacCTATTACTGATCACTTTGGATTTACTTTTCCCTGGATACCTTCTTCTAGTACTCAGTAACTCACCTGAGTAGCTCCTATTTAGACATTCTTCCTCTAATAACCATGGATCTTCTCCTTCTTCCAAATTGAAGGTCACATCTGGTTTTCCAAAGCAATACTCTATAAGTGGAAAAGAATTTATAATTTGGATCAGCTACATGGGCTTCAATACTTCTGGATATAAAGGAAGGTACAGCTTCAGAAACTATACAATGAAGGTGCTCATTTGacctttctgaggaggtgacagaAGGAATGAATCTTCTTAAATCCCTGAACCTTAGGACTAAAtaattaaattctaaaaataatccaTGTGTGGGGTTTTATACAAGGGATTTCATGGGGACTGTCACTTTACCGCCTCATGTCAAACAAGTAGAAAATCATACAAAATGGAACAATAGGCAGTGCAGGACAGGAAttcttaagaaaaaggaaacaaattaggTGAGTCCCATTATTGCCACAGTATAGAAAATTTCTATGCCACAACGGAAACCAAAGAGAGCCTGACACTCTCAGTAAGTTGAGGAGACAGAGTTAGTAATTTAGGAATGCCAAGGCAGCTAGAATCTTCAAGACAAAATACTGGAGGGGAAAGAGCTGTAGTAAGGAAGAGCTGTAGAAATCTGCAGAAAGATCTCCTTGAGTCTTTGGCTGAGTAGAGACTTGTGCATGCATGTAAGGAAACTACCTGAGACTGGGGAAAGAATCACTGGCAAGGAGTAGGATGATGAATCACCAAAGCACAGACAGAGATGGGAAGCTTGTTATCCTACCAGCCAGAGTAGAAAGATCTCTTAATTCATGGATGACTCAGTAGAATAACCTGAAAGATCTGCCTTAGTACAGAAGCAAAGCCAGCCCTAGACTGCTCTGAATCCAAGAGAACAAAGCTTTAGATCTTGAAAGGATAAAACTAATTCCAAATAACTTTATTCCAGAGAAAGCccccagatattttaaaatacagcacCCGACAAATTAAAATCCATAACTAGCaaccaataaaaaattatgaagtatGAAAAGAAGGCACATATGACCCTTAACCAGGAGAAGAGTCAGTCAAAAGAAACAACAGGATATGACACATATGATAAAAGTAGCAGTTAAGAACCAGAGAATAAACAGGATTGCATTCTTGAGGCATTCACATGGTAAGGTCTGCTCACCCACTGAGAGGAGGTGGCTGTAGTTCTCCAGTATCACATCTCTGTACAGGATACTCTGAGCAGGGCCCAGGTGTTTCCACTCCTGGGTTAAATCCACAGTCACGTCCTTGAATGACATTCATGCCTGTAATAGCACATTTCTGATTAATCTGAAGGGTTTAGAAACAGGTAACATAGAAAATACCTTTGAAAACTCTTGTGATGTTTACTGTTGAGAGTTTAAagcaaaatattgttaaataaaattataaattattacagCCCTAATTTTGTCTTATACTTTGGGGGCATCACACAATTAgtacaaatattattttcatgccctaattcatttgtatatatttctaaaatatgtactTATAATCTCAGTTAATATACTACCAAGAAAGCTtagtgccttttttaaaaaacattttttaaatttatttaattttactttttggctgcgccgtgtgttagttgcagcacgcgggatcttccttgaggcatgtaggatctttcatcgtggcttgcaggcttctctctagttgtggtgtgtgggcttctctctagttgtggcctgtgggttttctctctctagttgtggtgtgcaagctccagggcacgtgggctctgtagtttgcggcacgtgggctctctagttgaggtgcgtgagctcagtagttgtgatgcacaggcttagttgccccgcggcatgtgggatcttagttcctcaaccagggattgaatccgtgtcccttgcattggaagacggattctttaccactggaccaccagggaaatcccaaagcTTAGtgtctttttaaagataaagtcaTTATAAATAGGGTTCCTATAATCATTTCTTATACACCAATGGTTTATACACTGAGCACTGTCTAGGTTACACAAATCCTCAGCCAGAGTCCTCTGCTGGGGTAATGGGGGAATCAATGAATAGAAGCGTGTAAGCCCTGGAGGGAATACTCAGAACCAGACCTGTATTTCAGGAGCTCATATTTATACTCAACAGATTTCCAGCAGAGGTACCATGGCAATCCAATGAACAAAGTTCATacttctcaacaaatggtgctataattttcaaacatatataaggggaataaaaaggtaaaatgctTTTGGCcatattaagcaaatatttcttaggaCAAAAAAGCATATATCATTGTTACttactgaattgtgtcccccaaagttcatatgttgaagccctaacccccaatgtgactgtatttggagacagggtctttaaggaggtaattaaggttaaatgaagttaaaataggtggggccctaatctgataggaccaatgtccttataagaagaggaagagacaccagagatctctctctttctgtgtgtgtacagaggaaaggccatgtgagaacacagcaataAGGTGGCCCTCTGTGAGCCTGGAAGAGTTGGttcaccagaaaccaacactgATGACatattgatcttggacttccaacctccagagtTATAAgatatttctgctgtttaagccacccagtgtgtgatattctgttatagcaaCCAGCATAGACTAATACATtcataaaagaaactgaaaaagttatgaaaaattgataaatttaaaacctctgctctttgaaaaatgctgttaagaatatgaaaaaaccTAAAACTGAGAGAGAATATCTACAAATCATGTAtctgtggaaatatttttatagaacatATGTAAGTCTCCAATCAAATAGGCACCTTCACCAAAGAGTAATGGATAACGAACAAAAACATGCTTATTATTAGGcattagaaaaattcaaattaaaactacaatgaaataccattacAGACCTAAAATAAGGgctcaaataaaaaacctgatATTGTTAAATGCTGGTCAACATACAGAGTAATCAGGACCCTGacacattgctgatgggaatgcaaactaggacagccactttggaaaacaatttgacattTTCTTACAACATTAGACATATAATTATTATCAAATCCACTCACTCCTTCACATTAACCCAAGAGACTGAagacatatgttcacacaaagaaacctgtatatgaatatttatggctggaaataacccaaatatgcatcaactggtgaatggataaataaactgtggacTAGCCACACAACAGATGACTACTCATCAatagaaaggaacaaactactgaaacATGGACCGGAGACAGAGTGAATGGCACTGTTTGACTCCTGGATCTGTCACAATAATTGGCCCTGGACAATTCACTGACACTCTCAGGTCTAATGTCTTGAAAGTTTTCAATGAGTCAGAGGTAGATGACCATAGAAACCTTTCAGGAACCATCACTGTGGGACTCTGTGAAGTCAGGATAGTGCCACATGTGTGAGAGCAGCATCTGTAAAAGGGCAATTTAGGGAGAGTGGAGACAGCGTTTCCGCCCTCTGCCTGGTTATCCTTTACTCCCAGACCTCAACCTCACTAGCTCTCCAACAAAGTGGCCTTCCCTGAGCAGCCTGCCCCTGGGCCACCCCAGCTCACCTTGCTCTTTTCAAGACTGGCCCAAACTCCCAACTGTCACACCATGTGGTGGCTTCTGAATGTGGTGGCATTACCAAGTCTGGCTCATTCCTGGCAGAAGGATCAAGAACTACTTCTTGATCTTGTGCAGACCTGCTCCTGGGCTCTTCTGCCTCCACTCTGTAGTGCTGGGGAGAGGTCTAAGGTCAGGGGGTGCTCTCTTCCAGGTAAGACTCCTTTACCAGAGTCCCCCTGCTTCGTACTTCACAAGAGCTGCTGTGCTCTAAAATGAATTTCCCAGGAGCTGGAATCTAGTCCTAGGCCACAATTTTAAGGCCAGAAAGCTGACCTTCTTGGAATTCATTATAATCTTAGACTGCAAACACAGCCTGAAGTGCATGAAGGGATAGGAAGCTCTGTCTGACTCAAAGGATCTGAGGAGACAACAGAAATCCCAGAATACATTTGACATATGGTAGGATTCCATCTACATTCACTTACTATTATATCCCTGGAGATTTGGGGACAAGTTACTCTGTTAGGTGCTGTGAAGGCTGCAATGTTGATTTCTGGCAGATGTGATATTTAGACAAAGCCTGAGATTGGAAGTAAAGCACACCTGCCCTTGAATCCAGACTCCCTCATTGCTAGCTTGTGACCTGAGCCATCAGTCCACTAACCTGAGCTTCGGTTATTTTTAATGCAGATGGTTATACAGACCTCACAGAATGGTTGAGGTTTATACATACTCCAACCAATAAAAAGAACGAAGTGTCTTCTAAATATAATAGCAGTTGTCAAGTACCCAGGGCTTAGTACCCTGCACTAGCCTACCTGATTTACAGGTGATGACTTATCTGAGTTTTAAAACAATGCCATGAAGCAGTCATTATTAATGTCTTTACTGACAGATGAGAAACTTGCTTCTTATCCAGGTTCCTTCTGTCGCCCCTGCTTAAAGGTGACAGAGCTGGAATTTACCTGGGTCTTTCTGGCTCCAGAGCTCGGGCTCCACCACAGACCCACCGCCTGCGCTTTCTGGCACGCTCACCATCCGCATTATGAACAAACAAGCACCACGCTCCCTACCACGGCCGCCGCGGGGGCTTTCCTCCGGTCCGGCTGCAGGTGGGGCCAGACAAACGATCCAGAAGTTCCCGTGAGGCGCGGAGTCTCCATCCCCCCAAATCCACTCTACAGGAGGACAATCAAGGACCCAGCACCAACTATCAACCAGGGACGAAAGTGCGGAAACAGGAACGCACAGCTGGGCCTGCACACGCGCAAATGTAGCCTAGACACTACCCAGAGGGGGGCACGGTGACCCAACCAGAttgaagactacatttcccataaATCTCTGTGACTTGCCGTTTCTTTGCAGcgtttcttctttattattagaCTGTTGCAAGGTGTGCTATATGTTCCTTTCTGCCCAGGTTCTCTCAGAGACCCCAGGCGTTATGGGTTAATTTGAACTTTGCTGCCAAATACTACATCGCATGGTCTTGCATCGCACTCCGAAGGGGAAAACAACAGTTGCCAAAGACGCTGGGAACAATTTGAGAAATTTGAATGTGGAGTGGTGATTAGGAATTGAGCATAATAATGTCAGCGAATATTAGTTACTCAGTTGTTACATGGAATTATACTGATTGACTGGAAAATGTACTGATTTTGTAAAGGCATGCATAAGGACACGGTTTGCACTGAAGTCATCTTGttaattcattttacaaaatttgAGCAAAAACTAATTAAAGCAAATACAGCAAAAGGTTAGGTTTCTTAAGTTGATGGAGGGCATAGCTATTTATGGATACTCATTttaccattttctatttttttcgtTGTCTAGGAAAAATTAATAGCTGATCTAAAggtgaaataattttattcaagccaacctGTGGATCACAGACCTGGAAACAGTCTTTCAGAAAACTGAGGACTATTCCACCTGTTAGAAGTCAAAGTCATAGTCATATACATTTTCAAGACGAAGGATGGTACGTCAAAATGACACACTgatattttacataaagttcCCTAAAGATACATAGTCCAGACCTGCACGTACAAGGGGAGAAGTAGGTCACTATGACCCCTTACAggattaggaaaggaaaaattaatcttCTAAGAAGTTATGTTACTggtatcagaaggagaaaaagaaaacactgatctTTGTGGTGGAGCAGGCATTCCTGCCTttgaggaggtctggttaatgtaTAACGCAGATGCACACAGCACTTTAGGGCTGGCCTAATAGGGGCAAGGAATATGTTATGATTAAAATTTCGTGTCCTGCCTTAAGACATAGCTTTTATTCCATCACTGTTCTTCAAATGTTTGTACTACAAAGAAAAGGATAGGCATTCTCTTTCCATCAATGCCCTGTTAAAACTCTAAGTTGCCAAAAGTAGTCAAGATACAAATAACTTTGGGGAATAAGGCAAATAAGAAACTTGAACATTAAGCACAACAGTACCATAAAAGAAAGTATCTGTGACCAACAGAATTTATctcaggaaagggaaaagagcaaATTTCAAAAATGCATAATGCACGAAAATACACACagttcaaaataagaaaatgattatCAAGAAAAGCACTCAGGgggtctccctggtggcgcagtggttgagagtccgcctgccgatgcaggggacacgggttcgtgtcccggtccgggaagatcccatgtgccgcagagtggctgggcccgtgagccatggccgctgagcctgcacgtccggagcttgtgctccgcaacgggagaggccacaacagtgagaggcccacgtaccgcaaaaaaaaaaaaagaaagaaaagcactcaTTTTTCAGAGGTGACCCTATTGCAGCCTTAGTGAGCATCctgttggttttttcttttaaccaaatTAGGCACATATGAGCATAATATTATAGGAACATCTTTTAACTAAATTACATATATTGAGCATGTATCTGGTCAATATTATTTCACATCAATCATTTTTTCTATGACAATGATTGTTAAAGTTTGGTCCTATTCATACAGTGAAAAAAGGATTACAGCCATCAAGAAGTTAGTGCAATTTAAGTGAACACAGGCATAAAGGTTCAGCAGCTTTCCTAGGAAGCTTTCGTTCCCGCCCAAGCCTGGGAACCCGCTTCACCGGGCCGTTCAGCCTCCTCAGAGTGCGTGCTGTTGGTGTGGACTGGGCTCGGGGCCACCGGAGGGGGCGGCGGGCACAGTTCAGCGGGCGCTAAAGAGCTCTCCTCGCTGCTCCCCAGGCCCCGCCGCCACCGACGCGTTTCCCTTGGCTCGTCCTCTGGCCTAGCTCCACCTCGCTTGGGGAATCCTCCGCAGTCCTGCGTCTGGGCGCGTCCTCCTGCCTTGCTTGGCTGGATCTGGAGGCGTCTTCCGGCGCAGCTTTGCCAGAGCGGCTATGGCGGCGCGGGTCTGGGCGCGTCCTCAGCCGCTCAGGACGGGTCTGCTGGCGTGCTCCGATGCCTGAGTCTTGGGGGACAGACGCAGCCGGGATGTAGGCACGTCTCCCGTGAGGTAAGCTCCTGCCACCGCACCCACACCCTCCAAGCCCCCGGCCAGGAGTCTGGGTTTACCTCAACTGGGAAAGGAGTCTTGTACGTTGGTCTGTTCCCGATGGTCATGAGTATGACCtcaggtggcctcggcctgcagcggcTTTAAGCAGGATTTCGGTTTCGGCCAGAGACTGAGGTCGGGcagtggcagtgagagcactgaatcctagtCACCTGACCACCAGGGACGAgcggccagtgacaaggccctggcctgtCAGCTGTGCAGAAATGAATTTCTacatagagacggaaagtagtgaaacaaggaaagtgtttattaggaggaaaagcaGTACATATGTGTGGAGAGACACACGGGCGACCTCAGATAGAGTCACGCCCTCCccgtagtttgaatcacttttatggggcatttcttccgggtttcctttggccaatcatcttgctttgcctggttctgagtctgtatatggtatatctcagggtcctcccatgcgcgcatctcttagccaagatgggtTCTAGCGAAAAGGCCTATGGTTATGTTGGCATCACTTACtgtggggtggtgccccctccctttttgacctccaaggagcctttctgcactgtgtgtagtcagggaggtctccttgacttcgagaatgaggaatatgtggtcttttatctcttatctgtGCAGATCCCAGCCTCCCATCCATCATCCCAGCTTCCTCCATCATCCTCCATTGTAGagtttctgtccacaggggagaaactgttcagcctggggcccatctgtctcctgcttCAGGTATGTCCCCTTAATTAGACTGAATTTTCCATCTTTGCAAAAATGAACCCTACTCTGTCATGTGGACTCTTTGGGAAGGACAAAAAAACCATATTATCCATAAAAAATGCAATTGGTTTATTAATAATCAAATACGCTTTTTTGTTAAGTGCGGCTTTCTAGATAAATATCCTTGAACTCATACTGTGAAAGCTAAGTGTGACAGTATAGTAGGCAGTCAACCCACCTACATTTACTAGTGTTGTAATAAGCTTTGCAACTTGATATTTTATCACCCTTACGTTATATGCTGAGCAAGGCTATTAAataagcctttttattttttaaacacttgagttgttcctgtttattttttaatgtaagtatatTTAAacgtttctttttaaattataaatacagGCTGGATAATGGAATTTACCTCTACTCTCCATCCCATCTTCCATATAAAACCAGTATTAACTGATGCTGAATTCTAGACTTTATGTTACAGCTAACTGCATTTTTCAAAAAGCATGGTTACTACTTATTTACAACTTGTTTTTATACAAGTTGTCTCCTGATCCAATTGTCTGGTCAGGCTAAATCATTCTTTTCCTTAGCTGCATTGTAGGGGTATATCATGTTTATTTAATCAATGTTTTTGTTATTGATGTTCagtttgtttccaattttcacttttataaataatatatagcaAACATCATTGCCCATACATCTTTTGCATATATGTGTGATTATTCCTTTGGCACAAAAGCCAAAATGATAGACTTGCTCAGTTAAAATGTGTgcaagtgggaattccctggcggaccagtggttaggactctgtgctttcactgccaagtgccggtttccatccctggtccaggaaccaaCATCCTGAAAGCCACgtggcaaaaaaggaaaaaaaaaaaaaagaaaagaaaaaaagtgtacatgt
The Phocoena sinus isolate mPhoSin1 chromosome 6, mPhoSin1.pri, whole genome shotgun sequence DNA segment above includes these coding regions:
- the LOC116756149 gene encoding zinc finger protein 782-like isoform X1 codes for the protein MSFKDVTVDLTQEWKHLGPAQSILYRDVILENYSHLLSVEYCFGKPDVTFNLEEGEDPWLLEEECLNRSYSGLAGQEL
- the LOC116756149 gene encoding zinc finger protein 782-like isoform X2 is translated as MSFKDVTVDLTQEWKHLGPAQSILYRDVILENYSHLLSVEYCFGKPDVTFNLEEGEDPWLLEEECLNRSYSDSER